A single window of Halobacterium jilantaiense DNA harbors:
- a CDS encoding winged helix-turn-helix transcriptional regulator, which translates to MADTEQLPAWCPGDGWCSITSTAALVGKKWHPVIIHRLLSEGPLGFNALQEEVDGISSKVLSESLDDLEDKRIVSRTIVSEKPVRVEYALTELGESLEPVVMSMAEWGQKHLDPVDEEAASVV; encoded by the coding sequence ATGGCAGACACGGAGCAGCTGCCGGCCTGGTGTCCCGGCGATGGCTGGTGTTCCATCACGTCGACGGCAGCGCTGGTCGGGAAGAAGTGGCACCCAGTCATCATCCATCGCCTCCTCAGTGAGGGACCGCTCGGATTCAACGCCCTCCAGGAGGAGGTCGACGGCATCTCCAGCAAGGTGCTCTCCGAGAGCCTCGACGACCTCGAAGACAAACGCATCGTCTCCCGCACCATCGTCAGCGAGAAGCCGGTGCGCGTCGAGTACGCGCTCACCGAACTCGGCGAGTCGCTGGAGCCGGTGGTGATGTCGATGGCGGAGTGGGGTCAGAAACACCTCGACCCCGTCGACGAAGAAGCCGCGTCGGTCGTCTAG
- a CDS encoding MarR family transcriptional regulator has translation MTSTDDIVQDLPPSAKLVLKVLEYNGGLTQKQIVENSRLSQRTVRDALDRLQEADVVEKDIYIPDARQNLYRLKVEESDSEAEAEAEAAEAEAVLD, from the coding sequence ATGACCTCGACCGACGACATCGTCCAGGACCTGCCGCCGAGCGCGAAACTCGTACTGAAGGTGCTGGAGTACAACGGCGGGCTCACGCAGAAACAGATCGTGGAGAACTCCCGGTTGTCCCAGCGTACGGTGCGTGACGCCCTCGACCGCCTCCAGGAGGCCGACGTGGTCGAGAAAGACATCTACATCCCCGACGCGCGGCAGAACCTCTACCGGCTGAAAGTCGAGGAGTCGGACAGCGAGGCGGAAGCCGAGGCCGAGGCGGCCGAAGCGGAAGCGGTTCTCGACTAG
- a CDS encoding heavy-metal-associated domain-containing protein produces MSKTLSIDGMGCDGCEDIVESALSDVSGVSDVDADHEAGEATIEGDADTEELLRSVELAGYSAESADV; encoded by the coding sequence ATGTCGAAGACTCTCTCCATCGACGGGATGGGCTGTGACGGCTGCGAGGACATCGTCGAGAGCGCGCTCAGCGACGTGAGCGGCGTCTCGGACGTCGACGCGGACCACGAAGCGGGCGAGGCAACCATCGAGGGCGACGCGGACACGGAGGAACTCCTCCGGAGCGTCGAACTCGCGGGCTACAGCGCGGAATCGGCCGACGTCTGA
- a CDS encoding heavy metal translocating P-type ATPase: MTERTVRIDVGGMTCANCAGTVEDAVLGLDGVSDADANYATDGASVTYDPDRTDLAAVYGAVEDAGYDPVTAETTIPIQGMTCANCSGTVEDALHDVPGVVDVAANFATDEAHVTYSPGAFDREAAYDAIENAGYEPVRDTGGEDRDADRSAADEARQADIRRERNRTLFGALLSAPMLLFVADTFLLGGSTFPETLALGGVEVAFGWVEFALATPVYVVLGRVFLVNSYTALVKNRTANMDVLIALGSTTAYVYSIVALLGILPNAGLYFDTAALILVFITLGNYLEARSKGQASDALRELLEMEADTARIVGDDGGEREVSVSEVEVGDRLKVKPGEQIPTDGVVVSGESAVDESMVTGESVPVSKEPGDEVVGSTINENGVLVVQATKVGSDTAIQQIVDTVREAQSRQPDIQNLADRISSYFVPAVIANAVLWGVVWFLAPGVLADVVAAFPLWGLVGGGPAAVGAFEFGVVVFASAVLIACPCALGLATPAATMVGTSIGANHGVLFEGGDILERVTEVDAVVFDKTGTLTTGEMELTDVEVVDGDATPDGGTVEQTVDESFVLRLAAAAEANSEHPLGEAIVSGSEARGLDVPEVDDFENVPGKGIQASVDGREVLVGNRALLDGEGVDPAPADDAMERLEREGKTAMLVAVDGRVVGVVADADTVKDSAKRAVSELRERGLAVHMITGDNERTARAVAEEVGVDPENVRASVLPDEKADAVDAIQQSGAEAMMVGDGVNDAPALAAAHVGVAIGSGTDVAIEAADVTLMRDDPYDVVKAVRVGEGTLAKIKQNLFWALGYNTAMIPLASLGLLQPVLAAGAMAVSSVSVLTNSLLFRRYTPDEDYKLFGR, from the coding sequence ATGACAGAACGGACAGTCCGCATCGACGTCGGCGGGATGACCTGTGCGAACTGCGCGGGCACCGTCGAGGACGCCGTCCTCGGCCTCGACGGGGTCAGCGACGCCGACGCGAACTACGCGACGGACGGCGCGTCGGTCACCTACGACCCCGACCGGACGGACCTCGCCGCCGTCTACGGGGCGGTCGAGGACGCTGGCTACGACCCGGTGACCGCCGAGACCACCATTCCCATTCAGGGGATGACGTGCGCGAACTGCTCGGGAACGGTCGAGGACGCCCTCCACGACGTGCCCGGCGTCGTCGACGTGGCCGCGAACTTCGCCACCGACGAGGCCCACGTCACGTACAGCCCCGGAGCCTTCGACCGCGAGGCGGCCTACGACGCCATCGAGAACGCCGGCTACGAGCCGGTGCGGGACACGGGCGGCGAGGACCGGGACGCCGACCGGAGCGCAGCCGACGAGGCCCGGCAGGCCGACATCCGCCGGGAGCGCAACCGCACGCTGTTCGGCGCGCTGCTGTCCGCGCCGATGCTGCTGTTCGTCGCCGACACGTTCCTGCTCGGCGGCAGCACCTTCCCGGAGACGCTCGCGCTCGGCGGCGTCGAGGTCGCGTTCGGCTGGGTGGAGTTCGCCCTCGCGACGCCAGTCTACGTCGTGCTCGGCCGCGTCTTCCTCGTGAACTCCTACACGGCGCTCGTGAAGAACCGGACCGCGAACATGGACGTGCTCATCGCGCTGGGGTCGACGACCGCGTACGTCTACTCCATCGTCGCGCTCCTCGGCATCCTCCCGAACGCCGGCCTCTACTTCGACACGGCCGCGCTCATCCTCGTGTTCATCACGCTCGGGAACTACCTCGAAGCCCGCTCGAAGGGGCAGGCCAGCGACGCGCTCCGGGAGCTCTTGGAGATGGAAGCCGACACCGCGCGCATCGTCGGCGACGACGGCGGGGAGCGCGAGGTCTCCGTCTCCGAGGTCGAGGTCGGCGACCGCCTGAAGGTCAAGCCCGGCGAGCAGATTCCGACCGACGGCGTCGTCGTCTCCGGCGAGTCCGCCGTCGACGAGTCGATGGTCACCGGGGAGTCCGTCCCGGTCTCGAAAGAGCCCGGCGACGAGGTCGTCGGCTCCACCATCAACGAGAACGGGGTGCTGGTCGTGCAGGCGACGAAGGTCGGTTCGGACACCGCCATCCAGCAGATCGTCGACACCGTCCGGGAGGCCCAGTCCCGGCAGCCCGACATTCAGAACCTCGCGGACCGCATCAGTTCGTACTTCGTTCCGGCGGTCATCGCGAACGCCGTCCTCTGGGGCGTCGTCTGGTTCCTCGCGCCCGGCGTGCTCGCAGACGTGGTCGCCGCGTTCCCGCTGTGGGGGCTCGTCGGCGGTGGCCCCGCGGCCGTCGGTGCCTTCGAGTTCGGCGTCGTCGTGTTCGCGTCGGCCGTGCTCATCGCGTGTCCCTGTGCGCTCGGGCTCGCAACGCCGGCGGCGACGATGGTCGGCACGAGCATCGGCGCGAACCACGGCGTGCTGTTCGAGGGCGGTGACATCCTCGAACGCGTCACCGAGGTCGACGCCGTCGTCTTCGACAAGACGGGCACCCTGACTACCGGTGAGATGGAGCTCACCGACGTCGAAGTCGTCGACGGAGACGCCACGCCCGACGGTGGCACCGTCGAGCAGACCGTCGACGAGTCGTTCGTCCTGCGGCTGGCCGCCGCCGCGGAGGCCAACAGCGAACACCCGCTCGGCGAGGCCATCGTCTCGGGTTCCGAGGCACGGGGCCTCGACGTTCCCGAGGTCGACGACTTCGAGAACGTCCCCGGGAAGGGCATTCAGGCGTCCGTCGACGGCCGCGAGGTGCTCGTCGGGAACCGCGCGCTCCTCGACGGCGAGGGCGTCGACCCCGCGCCCGCCGACGACGCGATGGAGCGCCTCGAACGCGAGGGGAAGACCGCGATGCTGGTCGCCGTCGACGGCCGGGTCGTCGGCGTCGTCGCGGACGCGGACACCGTCAAGGACTCCGCGAAGCGCGCCGTGAGCGAACTCCGGGAGCGCGGGCTCGCTGTCCACATGATTACCGGCGACAACGAGCGCACCGCGCGCGCCGTCGCCGAAGAGGTCGGTGTCGACCCCGAGAACGTCCGCGCGAGCGTGCTGCCGGACGAGAAGGCCGACGCCGTCGACGCCATCCAGCAGTCCGGAGCCGAGGCGATGATGGTCGGGGACGGCGTGAACGACGCGCCCGCGCTCGCCGCCGCCCACGTCGGCGTCGCCATCGGCTCCGGCACGGACGTCGCCATCGAGGCCGCCGACGTCACCCTGATGCGGGACGACCCCTACGACGTGGTGAAGGCCGTCCGCGTCGGCGAGGGGACGCTCGCGAAGATCAAGCAGAACCTCTTCTGGGCGCTCGGCTACAACACCGCGATGATTCCGCTGGCCTCCCTCGGGCTGCTGCAGCCCGTGCTGGCGGCCGGTGCGATGGCTGTCTCTAGCGTCAGCGTGCTCACGAACAGCTTGCTGTTCCGCAGGTACACCCCGGACGAGGACTACAAGCTGTTCGGTCGGTAA
- a CDS encoding DUF4149 domain-containing protein: MTVADTLVTGALGVWLGSIVFFSFVAAPALFSELGSERAGDAVNVVFPRYYVFGVAMAAVALAAWIVGPLAFGTTEPPLAADAGVFMGAAANIYARYVLVPKMEAAGSDAFAQYHKQSVALNLVTLTGVAVAFVSVLA; the protein is encoded by the coding sequence GTGACCGTCGCCGACACCCTCGTCACGGGCGCGCTCGGAGTCTGGCTCGGGAGCATCGTCTTCTTCTCGTTCGTCGCCGCGCCGGCGCTGTTCTCCGAACTCGGCAGCGAGCGAGCGGGCGACGCGGTCAACGTCGTCTTCCCCCGGTACTACGTGTTCGGGGTTGCGATGGCGGCCGTCGCCCTCGCCGCCTGGATTGTCGGGCCGCTGGCGTTTGGCACCACCGAGCCGCCGCTGGCGGCCGACGCCGGCGTCTTCATGGGGGCCGCAGCGAACATCTACGCCCGGTACGTGCTCGTGCCGAAGATGGAGGCCGCGGGCTCGGACGCGTTCGCGCAGTACCACAAGCAGTCCGTCGCGCTGAACCTCGTCACGCTGACCGGCGTCGCCGTCGCGTTCGTCTCGGTGCTGGCCTAG